In one Leptospira mtsangambouensis genomic region, the following are encoded:
- a CDS encoding CsgG/HfaB family protein, with product MKPYLACLALLLCLSFANCRTMDAAVQYPESGKTDLGISKVAVLLFDIEEAKWGDEFTDAVSLQIAKLLPIKVIEREQLSKVVNEQSFSKTGIIDTQTAVRLGKVLGVDALIFGRGSALKKYDEKGKLIPNLVDTVSLKIVHIESGQVIVNARKKPGADWTIGKLIQYSLGLGLIWSREDILLTTSQYDFVAESLVERIVSELKK from the coding sequence CTTAGCCCTCCTCCTTTGCCTATCCTTTGCAAATTGTCGCACTATGGATGCTGCTGTCCAATACCCAGAATCGGGAAAAACAGATTTGGGAATTTCAAAAGTGGCAGTTCTGCTTTTTGACATTGAAGAGGCCAAATGGGGAGATGAATTCACCGATGCAGTCTCTTTGCAAATTGCAAAATTACTTCCAATCAAAGTAATCGAAAGAGAACAACTTTCAAAAGTAGTAAACGAACAAAGTTTTTCTAAAACTGGAATCATCGATACACAAACAGCCGTTCGATTGGGAAAAGTGCTTGGTGTGGATGCCTTGATTTTTGGTCGAGGATCTGCACTCAAAAAATACGATGAAAAAGGAAAACTCATCCCCAATTTAGTGGATACAGTTTCCCTAAAAATAGTTCATATAGAATCAGGCCAGGTCATCGTCAATGCCCGTAAAAAACCAGGAGCAGATTGGACCATAGGAAAATTAATCCAATATAGTTTAGGACTTGGGCTCATCTGGAGTCGTGAGGACATTTTGTTAACCACCAGCCAATATGATTTTGTTGCTGAAAGTCTAGTAGAACGAATCGTTTCAGAACTAAAGAAATAA
- a CDS encoding Dps family protein, translating into MMKINIGIPEEERSAISESLKKLLADTYTLYQKTHSYHWNVTGPMFQTLHILFMTQYTELWNAIDPIAERIRSLGYYAPMGGWEFAKYSSIAEDKEVPKAQEMIKHLVEGNEAVIRTARAAYAPAEKGNDQATLDLLTQRLDIHEKTAWMLRSLLED; encoded by the coding sequence ATGATGAAAATTAATATTGGAATCCCAGAAGAAGAAAGAAGTGCGATCTCAGAGTCTTTAAAAAAACTTTTAGCAGATACGTACACTTTGTACCAAAAAACTCATAGTTACCATTGGAACGTAACGGGGCCAATGTTTCAAACTTTGCATATTCTGTTTATGACACAGTATACGGAACTTTGGAATGCAATTGATCCCATTGCTGAAAGGATTCGATCACTTGGATACTATGCACCAATGGGTGGTTGGGAATTCGCAAAATATTCTAGCATCGCAGAAGACAAAGAAGTTCCGAAAGCCCAAGAGATGATCAAACATTTAGTGGAAGGAAATGAAGCAGTGATTCGTACAGCGCGAGCCGCCTATGCACCAGCTGAGAAAGGAAACGACCAAGCAACATTGGACTTACTCACACAACGTTTGGACATTCACGAAAAAACAGCATGGATGTTAAGGTCTTTACTGGAAGATTAA